From a single Botrytis cinerea B05.10 chromosome 16, complete sequence genomic region:
- the Bctup1 gene encoding Bctup1 — MSMYNHRGLGPAPGTARLNELLDGIRAEFDTQQRASGEYEHNIAQQIQEMQMVRDKVYQMEQQQLLLKQKYDDEIQRLRHELDARGGASRPPAIGGPPQHAPSQAPPAIGHGPSNLFGGIMAGQAAQGGPGLAPPPQQQDAQGPLPPHAMPQPQPTLQGPPPNQQGPFQGGYPPQGPPQNGPYGAQPPQSTASPGPGKGGPRQNRGPGGPATPQMPQQLPYNNDPRQSPQVGHPLAGIARGPQYPVGNVGNALAELDLERLPPQFKKVEADWFAIFNPDVPKILDVDLVHTLIHESVVCCVRFSHDGKFVATGCNRSAQIYDVVSGNKVCVLQDDSVDSVGDLYIRSVCFSPDGRYLATGAEDKLIRVWDIASRTIRNTFSGHEQDIYSLDFARDGRTIASGSGDRTVRLWDIEASQNILTLSIEDGVTTVAISPDTKYVAAGSLDKSVRVWDAATGYLVERLEGPDGHKDSVYSVAFAPNGKDLVSGSLDKTIKMWELVAPRGGHPNTGPKGGRCLRTFEGHKDFVLSVALTPDGAWVLSGSKDRGVQFWDPRTGNTQLMLQGHKNSVISVAPSPSGGSFATGSGDMRARIWSYKNI, encoded by the exons ATGTCTATGTACAACCATCGCGGTTTGGGTCCTGCCCCAGGTACCGCTcgattgaatgaattgttgGATGGCATTCGCGCCGAATTTGATACACAACAACGAGCAAGTGGGGAATATGAACATAATA TTGCACAACAAATACAAGAGATGCAAATGGTTAGAGACAAGGTCTATCAAATGGAACAACAACAACTGCTCTTGAAGCAAAA atatgatgatgaaattcaGCGCCTCCGTCACGAACTCGACGCCAGAGGAGGCGCTTCTCGTCCACCTGCCATAGGTGGCCCTCCACAACATGCTCCATCTCAAGCACCACCAGCAATCGGACATGGCCCAAGTAATCTTTTTGGAGGTATAATGGCTGGTCAAGCAGCTCAAGGAGGTCCAGGTTTGGCTCCTCCgccacaacaacaagatGCGCAAGGTCCACTTCCACCACACGCAATGCCTCAACCACAACCAACTCTTCAAGGTCCTCCACCAAATCAACAAGGTCCTTTCCAAGGTGGCTACCCTCCACAAGGTCCTCCACAAAATGGTCCATATGGCGCTCAGCCTCCTCAATCAACCGCGTCTCCAGGTCCCGGTAAAGGAGGCCCACGACAAAACCGTGGCCCAGGCGGCCCAGCAACTCCTCAAATGCCACAACAGTTGCCATACAATAACGATCCTAGACAATCACCACAAGTCGGTCACCCATTAGCTGGTATCGCCCGTGGACCTCAATACCCTGTCGGCAATGTGGGAAACGCTTTGGCAGAATTGGACCTTGAACGATTACCACCACAATTTAAGAAAGTAGAGGCCGATTGGTTCGCAATTTTCAACCCAGATGTGCCAAAGATTCTTGATGTTGATCTTGTTCATACGCTCATTCACGAATCCGTGGTTTGCTGTGTACGTTTCAGTCATGATGGAAAATTTGTCGCAACGGGTTGCAACAGATCTGCTCAAATCTACGATGTTGTCAGTGGAAATAAAGTTTGCGTTCTTCAAGATGATTCTGTAGACTCCGTTGGAGATCTTTACATTAGAAGTGTTTGCTTTAGTCCAGATGGAAGATATCTCGCTACTGGTGCAGAGGATAAACTTATCCGG GTTTGGGATATTGCTTCACGAACGATTAGAAATACCTTCTCAGGACACGAACaagatatttattcattGGATTTCGCTCGTGATGGCCGTACCATTGCTTCCGGAAGTGGTGATCGAACTGTTCGTCTTTGGGATATTGAAGCTAGTCAAAATATTTTGACTCTTAGCATTGAGGATGGCGTTACAACTGTCGCCATCTCACCCGATACTAAGTATGTCGCTGCCGGATCTCTTGATAAGAGTGTCCGTGTTTGGGATGCTGCTACTGGTTACTTGGTAGAGAGACTTGAAGGTCCAGATGGTCACAAGGACAGTGTTTATTCCGTTGCATTCGCACCAAATGGAAAAGACCTTGTCTCTGGAAGTTTGGATAAAACCATCAAGATGTGGGAACTTGTCGCCCCAAGAGGTGGTCACCCAAATACAGGTCCAAAGGGTGGAAGATGTTTACGAACATTTGAAGGACACAAG GACTTTGTTCTTTCCGTTGCTCTTACTCCAGATGGAGCTTGGGTTCTTTCCGGATCAAAGGATAGAGGTGTTCAATTCTGGGATCCAAGAACTGGTAACACTCAACTTATGTTACAAGGTCATAAGAATTCTGTTATTTCAGTGGCACCAAGTCCTTCAGGAGGTTCTTTCGCTACTGGTTCGGGTGATATGAGAGCGAGAATCTGGAGTTACAAGAACATCTGA
- the Bcerg3 gene encoding Bcerg3: MDIALEVTDKYFFDHFYSALLPAKPILLNAIGEQINGTTLDPKTASTWQYHPSNSFLQFEPTDAAYTSQWDRDNIFRQAFSLFLITWIAGAAIYFTISTLSYLFVFDKTTFQHPKFLKNQIRMEISQACNSMPLMSILTTPFFLAEVRGYSKLYDLTSEGPGMWYNWFQFPLFLLFTDCFVYFIHRGLHHPSVYKTLHKPHHKWIMPTPYASIAFHPVDGWMQSLPYHVFPFIFPLQKFAYLGLFFFVQVWTVFIHDGEYVANSPILNGAACHTMHHLYFNYNYGQYTTLWDRLGGSYRKPNEELFRRESKMGQKEWERQVAEMEKQVLEAEGEDDRVYGGGVEKKMN, translated from the exons ATGGATATCGCATTGGAAGTGACCGACAAATACTTCTTCGATCATTTCTACTCCGCCCTCTTGCCCGCAAAACCTATACTGTTGAATGCCATTGGAGAACAAATCAATGGCACAACCCTCGATCCGAAAACGGCTTCAACATGGCAATACCATCCCtcgaattcttttcttcagtTTGAACCCACAGATGCCGCTTATACGAGTCAATGGGATAGAGATAATATCTTTCGACAAGCTTTCTCACTGTTCCTGATTACTTG GATCGCAGGTGCAGCCATTTACTTCACAATCTCTACCCTCTCGTACTTATTCGTCTTCGACAAAACTACCTTTCAACATCCCAAATtcctcaaaaatcaaatccgCATGGAAATTTCTCAAGCGTGTAACTCGATGCCTTTAATGTCCATTCTCACTACACCCTTCTTCCTCGCAGAAGTGAGAGGCTATTCAAAACTATACGATCTTACATCTGAAGGACCGGGTATGTGGTACAACTGGTTCCAATTTCCacttttcctcctcttcacAGATTGTTTCGTCTATTTCATTCATCGCGGTCTCCATCATCCTTCCGTATACAAGACACTTCATAAACCACATCACAAATGGATTATGCCCACTCCTTACGCTTCAATTGCATTTCATCCCGTAGATGGCTGGATGCAATCTCTCCCTTACCACGTCTTTCCCTTCATCTTCCCACTTCAGAAATTCGCATACCTaggtctcttcttcttcgtacAAGTCTGGACGGTGTTTATTCATGATGGAGAATATGTGGCCAACAGTCCGATTTTGAATGGAGCCGCCTGTCATACGATGCATCATCTTTacttcaattataattacgGTCAATATACAACACTTTGGGATAGATTGGGAGGTAGTTATAGAAAACCAAATGAGGAACTTTTCAGGAGGGAAAGTAAGATGGGGCAAAAGGAGTGGGAGAGACAAGTTGCGGAAATGGAGAAGCAGGTTTTGGAGGcggaaggagaagatgacAGAGTttatggtggtggtgtggagaagaagatgaattaG
- the Bcser1 gene encoding Bcser1 translates to MPSRSEITYFGAGPALLPTDVLETAAAALVDYNGTGLGLAEHSHRSEIAANVLNTAKADLAKYLEVPDDYEILFMQGGGSGEFSATIYNLVGVWVEKRKQKILKGLGISSDKDIPEDALVKELQKAVDEELKIDYLVTGSWSLKASQEAARLVGAEHVNIVADGRKINDGKFGKIPEEKDWKLSKNPAMVYYCDNETVDGVEFPGFPKALEPTGEEDEPIVVADMSSNILSRRIPVKNFSVVFFGAQKNLGSTGITVVIIKKNLLPPAVATPAPTLLRKLGLPIGPIVLSYETIAKNNSLYNTLSIFDVYIAGLVLQKLLSTYPDGIAGQEILSNKKSTLIYSALDAHPSIYKVVPDVSARSRMNICFRVTASENISDAEKSFLAGATERGLTGLKGHRSVGGIRASNYNTITLEGAEKLATWIHEFAEKK, encoded by the exons ATGCCATCCCGCTCAGAAATCACTTATTTCGGCGCCGGTCCCGCTCTCCTCCCCACCGATGTCCTCGAAACCGCAGCCGCAGCCCTCGTAGATTACAATGGTACCGGTCTCGGTTTAGCAGAGCACTCGCATCGATCTGAAATCGCAGCCAATGTATTGAATACCGCGAAAGCAGATTTGGCAAAATACCTGGAGGTTCCAGATGATTATGAAATCCTCTTCATGCAAGGAGGCGGCAGCGGAGAGTTTTCCGCAACGATATACAATTTAGTTGGGGTTTGGgtcgagaaaagaaaacaaaagattcTGAAGGGTTTGGGTATTTCGTCGGATAAGGATATTCCAGAAGATGCGCTGGTAAAGGAACTTCAGAAGGCGGTTGACGAGGAGCttaaaattgattatttggtTACGGGATCATGGTCTCTCAAAGCGAGTCAAGAGGCAGCGAGATTGGTAGGCGCAGAACATGTCAATATCGTCGCCGATGGACGTAAGATCAATGATGGAAAGTTTGGAAAGATCCCCGAGGAGAAAGATTGGAAACTTTCGAAAAACCCAGCAATGGTATACTATTGCGACAACGAAACGGTCGATGGAGTCGAATTCCCCGGCTTCCCAAAAGCTCTAGAGCCAactggagaagaagatgaaccCATCGTAGTAGCCGATATGTCCTCCAATATCCTCTCTCGACGAATTCCCGTCAAGAATTTCTCCGTCGTCTTTTTCGGTGCACAGAAGAACTTGGGAAGTACAGGAATTACCGTGGTGATCATCAAGAAGAATCTCCTCCCCCCTGCCGTCGCAACACCTGCTCCAACTCTCCTACGCAAGCTTGGGTTGCCAATTGGTCCCATTGTTCTCTCTTACGAAACAATCGCCAAGAACAACAGTCTCTACAACACCCTAAGCATATTCGA TGTCTATATCGCCGGACTCGTCCTCCAAAAACTCCTCTCCACCTACCCCGACGGCATCGCCGGCCAAGAAATCCTCTCCAACAAAAAATCCACCCTCATCTACTCCGCTCTGGACGCCCACCCCTCCATCTACAAAGTCGTCCCCGATGTCTCCGCCCGCTCAAGAATGAACATCTGTTTCCGCGTCACCGCATCGGAAAACATTTCCGATGCCGAAAAGTCATTCCTAGCAGGCGCCACAGAGAGAGGTTTGACGGGACTGAAAGGACACAGAAGTGTAGGTGGTATCAGAGCCAGTAATTATAACACTATTACATTGGAAGGGGCGGAGAAGTTGGCGACGTGGATCCATGAATTTGCGGAGAAGAAgtaa
- the Bclas21 gene encoding Bclas21, whose translation MASRIRNSLLVVANVLIPIAILIFASGFFPYKPFLSGLAQYESLEYGAPPAAPFDKVIFMVVDALRSDFVFSNNSGFQFTQSLISNGAALPFTAHATSPTITMPRIKAITTGSIPSFLDVILNFAESDTSSSLATQDTWLAQMKARGGGKMIMYGDDTWLKLFPETFDRADGTSSFFVSDFTEVDNNVTRHVPEELMKDDWNTMVLHYLGLDHIGHKAGPRSPNMIPKQQEMDGIVRLIYENMEAQDYLSSTLLVLCGDHGMNDAGNHGGSAPGETSPALVFMSPKFKDLMQTRQRFEVPAPFEEEFEYYKTVEQSDIAPTLGALLGFPIPKNNLGAFIDDFLLFWPERNDRVQILLRNARQILSVVTATFPSFENDGPSENCHHLSSSVDDLACQWRSITQGLVGLQANEQDHAVWVTAVTKWLKEAQDLMSGTASNYDVKKLMTGQVIAALASVMAGVAAGPFIVSNLKASIPFIAICLFYGIMMFASSYVEEEQHFWYWTTTGWLFLLSIKNLRRQPRKLWLFTISSIMILVATRIARRWNQTGQKFAGDPDIARTFFSQHRLTLWTLVGATYLWNLQSLASKGFPRFPQILAGVISTLLATAAITFKLAFTNEDSPELLAGIAKTMADNDTGIPLVLRARLVFIGIASCLVYTVLSSFSPPSKRQNVPMRTIHDLIVLLLITQTRATNIPLMLVFEFQYSLLSTLDLSLIEITTSTLLLQQTSFFALGNSNAISSIDLSSAYNGVDSYNVFAVGVLIFVSNWAGPLYFTSAGNLLLLKLWKKDGVKRKNVWGNHITLLAIFIASSLTATMIACTILRTHLFIWTVFSPKFLYTMAWSAGMHLGGNVLVGGGLWSLGKMLS comes from the exons ATGGCCTCAAGAATACGAAACTCTTTGCTCGTGGTAGCAAACGTTCTCATTCCAATTgctatattgatatttgctAGTGGTTTCTTTCCTTACAAGCCCTTTCTATCTGGATTGGCACAGTATGAGTCTCTGGAATATGGTGCCCCCCCAGCGGCTCCATTCGACAAGGTCATCTTCATGGTTGTCGATGCGCTGAGAAG CGACTTTGTATTCTCCAATAATTCAGGATTCCAATTTACTCAAAG TCTCATTTCAAATGGCGCAGCACTTCCATTCACAGCTCATGCGACATCTCCTACCATTACTATGCCAAGAATAAAAGCTATAACAACGGGTTCCATACCTTCATTCCTCGACGTGATTCTGAATTTTGCTGAATCCGATacgtcttcttctttggcgACTCAAGATACATGGCTAGCACAAATGAAAGCaagagggggagggaagaTGATCATGTATGGAGATGATACTTGGTTGAAGCTATTCCCAGAAACGTTTGACAGAGCAGATGGAACTTCAAGCTTCTTTGTTTCG GATTTCACTGAAGTGGACAATAACGTGACCAGACATGTTCCGGAGGAGTTGATGAAGGATGATTGGAATACTATGGTTCTCCACTACCTTGGACTAGATCATATTGGTCATAAAGCAGGCCCACGGAG CCCGAATATGATTCCCAAACAGCAAGAGATGGATGGCATTGTCCGATTAATCTATGAGAACATGGAAGCTCAAGATTACCTGAGCTCAACCCTCTTAGTGTTATGTGGTGAccatggaatgaatgatgctGGTAATCATGGCGGATCTGCTCCAGGAGAAACCTCCCCAGCTCTAGTCTTCATGTCACCAAAATTTAAGGACCTTATGCAAACGCGCCAACGTTTTGAGGTGCCTGCTCCATTTGAAGAGGAATTTGAGTATTATAAAACTGTTGAACAGTCTGATATTGCTCCTACACTTGGAGCCCTGCTTGGATTTCCTATACCAAAGAATAATCTGGGAGCATTCATTGACGATTTCTTGCTATTCTGGCCTGAAA GAAACGACCGTGTCCAAATTTTACTGAGAAACGCTAGACAGATTCTCAGCGTTGTTACTGcaacatttccatcatttgaAAACGATGGGCCTTCCGAAAACTGCCACCATCTATCAAGCAGTGTTGACGACTTGGCATGCCAATGGAGAAGCATTACGCAAGGACTAGTTGGTCTCCAAGCTAACGAGCAAGACCACGCTGTTTGGGTCACAGCCGTCACAAAA TGGTTGAAGGAGGCTCAAGACTTGATGAGTGGTACTGCTAGTAATTACGATGTCAAAAAGTTGATGACTGGCCAAGTCATCGCTGCTCTGGCTTCAGTCATGGCAGGGGTGGCGGCAGGGCCATTCATTGTGAGCAACCTTAAAGCCAGCATTCCATTTATAGCTATCTGCCTCTTCTACGGTATTATGATGTTTGCTAGTAGTTATGTAGAAGAGGAGCAGCATTTCTGGTATTGGACGACTACAGGGTGGTTGTTTCTCTTATCAATCAAGAA TTTACGTCGCCAACCTCGTAAACTTTGGCTGTTTACTATCAGCTCCATAATGATTCTTGTCGCCACCAGAATTGCCAGACGCTGGAATCAAACAGGCCAGAAATTCGCCGGTGATCCAGACATCGCTCGAACATTTTTCTCTCAACATCGATTGACTTTATGGACACTTGTAGGCGCTACATATCTTTGGAACCTCCAATCACTCGCCAGTAAAGGATTTCCTCGTTTTCCACAAATTCTTGCTGGTGTTATTTCAACACTTTTGGCCACTGCAGCAATTACATTCAAACTTGCATTTACAAATGAAGATTCACCCGAACTTCTGGCAGGTATAGCAAAGACTATGGCAGATAATGATACTGGCATTCCACTTGTTCTCCGAGCAAGATTAGTTTTTATTGGTATTGCATCCTGCCTAGTATATACCGTATTATCTAGTTTTAGTCCACCAAGTAAACGCCAAAATG TTCCCATGCGCACGATTCATGACCTCATAGTCCTTCTTCTTATAACTCAAACGAGAGCAACCAACATCCCTCTTATGCTAgtctttgaatttcaataCTCACTCCTCTCAACTCTTGATCTCTCTCTCATAGAAATCACAACCAGTACCCTCCTTCTGCAACAGACTTCCTTCTTCGCCTTAGGAAACTCAAACGCGATTTCATCAATCGATCTATCATCTGCCTATAACGGCGTTGATTCCTACAACGTCTTCGCAGTCGGCGTCTTGATTTTTGTCTCTAATTGGGCTGGTCCTCTTTACTTCACTTCGGCTGGTAACCTCCTACTATTAAAGTTATGGAAAAAGGACGGAGTGAAGCGAAAGAATGTTTGGGGTAACCATATAACCCTATTAGCGATATTCATAGCGAGTAGTTTGACGGCGACGATGATAGCTTGTACGATATTGAGAACGCATCTTTTCATTTGGACGGTTTTTAGCCCTAAGTTTTTGTATACTATGGCTTGGAGTGCTGGAATGCATTTGGGAGGAAATGTATTGGTTGGCGGAGGATTGTGGTCGTTAGGGAAAATGTTGAGTTGA